The following DNA comes from Amycolatopsis albispora.
GTCCGGCTGCTCCGGGTTCAGCGTGGCCGCCAGCACCTGGCGCACACTATCCAAACGCGACTCCTCGGCGCGGACGTAGACCGTGCTCGGGTGCCCGTCGAAGCCGAGGTAGCGTTGCGCGGCCGGCCAGCCGACCAGCGCCGACCGCTCGATCTCGGCGGCCAGCGGGGTCGGTTCGAGAATGCCGATCACGGTGAACCACCGGTCGCCGATCCACACCTGCGGCCGGGTGTCCACGCGGTCGATGCCGAGCCGGGTGGCCGCGACCGAACCGAGCACCACCACCGGGTATTCGGCGTTCGCCGCACCGAGGAACTGCCCGGCCTTCATCTTCGCTTCCAGCAGTGCCAGCAGCTCCGGGTTCGCGGCCTGCACGGACAGCCCGGAGGTCTCCGACTCGGCCACCTTGTCCGTGCGGCGCACGGTTTCCCCGGTGCCGCCGGTGGCCGCGGCGCCGAGCACCGGCCCGATCCGCTCGGCCATCGGCACGGCGGTGTCGGGCAGCACGGCGTCCTCGCCGAACAGGGTCTGGCCCGGTTCCGCGCGCAGCAGGTTGGTGCCCAGGGCGGCCAGTTGCTCCTGCAGTGCCTTGGCGCTGGACTCCGGGATCGCCAGCACCGAAACCATCGCGGCGATGCCGATCGCGATGCCCAGCGCGGAGAGCACCGCGCGCAACGGCCGCGTGCGCATGCCGTGCGAGCCGAGCGAAAGCAGGTCCACCGGGCCGAGCCGGGCGGGTGACGGCGGCTTCACCGCAGCGCTCCGACCGGGGTGCCGGTGTCGAGCCGGACCGTGCCGTCGAGCACCTCGATCCGCCGCGG
Coding sequences within:
- a CDS encoding ABC transporter permease; the encoded protein is MRTRPLRAVLSALGIAIGIAAMVSVLAIPESSAKALQEQLAALGTNLLRAEPGQTLFGEDAVLPDTAVPMAERIGPVLGAAATGGTGETVRRTDKVAESETSGLSVQAANPELLALLEAKMKAGQFLGAANAEYPVVVLGSVAATRLGIDRVDTRPQVWIGDRWFTVIGILEPTPLAAEIERSALVGWPAAQRYLGFDGHPSTVYVRAEESRLDSVRQVLAATLNPEQPDEVKVSRPSEAIEAQRLTENTYSALFLGLGGVALLVGGVGVANTMVISVLERRREIGLRRALGATRGQVRGQFLTESMLLSGLGGACGVLLGVLATAGYALSQDWPAVLPVPALLGGVGVAAVVGAVAGAYPAMRAARLPPTRALA